A window of the Luteitalea sp. genome harbors these coding sequences:
- a CDS encoding sigma-70 family RNA polymerase sigma factor — protein MGPKRLNEEWLKLLRQSSPDADAAYSELRLFLVRGLQKALQGRPTALHLVEDFAQDSMLQMTRNLSQFRGESRFTTWALAIAIRVAFNELRRSRWRDVSLDPLMGADGFAKVITDTSVDGPERSLARKEILKTLDAALRKLAPKQRQVLIAELRGVPQEELAIRMGMTRNALYKLGHDGRKQLKRKLLASGLSWDQVDWALQPAGD, from the coding sequence ATGGGCCCGAAGCGATTGAATGAGGAGTGGCTGAAGCTGCTCCGACAGAGCAGTCCGGACGCCGATGCAGCATATTCGGAGTTGCGCCTGTTCCTCGTACGGGGGCTGCAAAAAGCCCTACAGGGACGTCCGACTGCCCTCCATCTGGTCGAGGATTTTGCGCAGGACTCGATGCTTCAGATGACGCGGAACCTGAGCCAGTTCCGCGGGGAGAGCCGGTTTACGACCTGGGCGCTTGCGATTGCGATCCGGGTGGCGTTCAATGAACTGCGCCGAAGCCGCTGGCGCGACGTCTCGCTGGATCCGCTGATGGGCGCGGACGGGTTCGCGAAGGTGATCACGGATACCTCGGTCGACGGTCCGGAGCGGTCGCTCGCGAGGAAAGAAATCCTTAAAACACTGGATGCCGCTCTGCGAAAGCTTGCACCGAAGCAGCGGCAGGTTCTGATAGCGGAACTGAGAGGCGTTCCGCAGGAAGAGCTCGCCATCCGGATGGGAATGACACGAAACGCGCTCTACAAACTTGGTCATGACGGGCGGAAGCAATTGAAGCGAAAGTTGCTGGCGTCCGGGTTGTCTTGGGACCAGGTAGACTGGGCCCTGCAGCCGGCGGGAGATTGA
- a CDS encoding DUF417 family protein, translated as MNLSTWAARLEASGGAVLRYGLVAILLYLGTFKFTVEEAKAIEPLVANSPLFSWLHAALGMRGISNVIGVAEIVIAALIAARPVSPMASALGSLLSIGMFLSTLSFLLSTPDLWHFAEGYPLPVTNDAGWFLMKDVFLLGAAVWTAGEALRSVGGGSENVVWARSD; from the coding sequence ATGAATCTTTCCACGTGGGCGGCGCGCCTCGAGGCGAGCGGCGGCGCCGTTCTCCGCTACGGGCTGGTCGCGATTCTGCTTTATTTGGGCACATTCAAGTTCACCGTGGAAGAAGCGAAAGCCATCGAGCCCCTAGTTGCGAACAGCCCGCTATTCTCATGGCTGCATGCGGCGCTCGGGATGCGAGGAATTTCAAACGTGATCGGCGTTGCGGAGATCGTGATCGCCGCGCTTATTGCCGCGCGCCCAGTGTCGCCTATGGCCTCGGCGCTGGGAAGCCTGCTGAGCATCGGCATGTTCCTCTCGACTCTTAGCTTTCTGTTGAGCACGCCGGATCTCTGGCACTTCGCGGAAGGGTATCCGCTGCCGGTCACCAACGACGCCGGATGGTTCCTGATGAAGGATGTCTTCCTGCTCGGCGCCGCCGTGTGGACCGCGGGTGAGGCGCTCCGCTCAGTTGGCGGCGGATCCGAGAACGTGGTATGGGCCCGAAGCGATTGA
- a CDS encoding GNAT family N-acetyltransferase, with protein sequence MAKRLGRQRSVPTTLMGRLAVSSRHQRKGLGGRLLWDALSRSEQASRDIGSVAVIVDAKDEKAARFYDRYGFRRFAEPPLRRYIMMATIAAAANQR encoded by the coding sequence ATGGCCAAGCGGCTCGGGCGTCAACGCAGCGTTCCAACCACCCTCATGGGACGCCTTGCTGTTTCGAGTAGGCACCAACGCAAGGGGCTCGGAGGCCGGCTCCTCTGGGATGCTTTGAGCCGCAGCGAGCAGGCAAGTAGAGACATCGGCTCCGTAGCCGTCATTGTGGACGCCAAGGATGAGAAGGCGGCGCGGTTTTACGACCGTTACGGGTTTCGCCGCTTTGCGGAACCCCCGCTGCGCCGGTACATCATGATGGCGACGATCGCCGCTGCCGCCAATCAACGATAG